TTCATGCCCGGGAGAGGCGTCCGGGAGAGGCGTCCGGGAGAGACGTCCGCCTCCCGGTGGCCGGTCACTGGCCCAGCAGTGCCAGCATCTGCTTGATCTGGGCCGCACGTGAGGCCTCGATCCGCGCCGCCAGGGCTTTGACCTCGGGATTCAGTCCGGTGGCCGTCTCCACTCGGGCCATCTGAACGGCATCGTCCTGCTGGGCGATCATCATGTTGAGGAACGTGGTCTCGAAGTCGGCCGGGTCCGCGTCCGCGACCGCGGCGATCTCCGCCCTGCTCACACCCGGCATGCCCCCGTGGGCGGCGTGCTCACCGGCCTCCGCGGTGACGGGCCGGCCCCACCCGGTCAACCGGGCGGTCATCGACGCGGCCTCCGCCTCCTGGGTGGTGGCGATCGCCGCGGCCAGCGTCCTGACCTCCGGACGGACGGGCCTGCCCGGCGCCAGCCGTACCAGCTCCACGCCCTGGCCGTTGTGGGCCGCCATCATCTGCAGGAACATCACGTCGGCGGGGCTGAAGTCCTCGCCCGCGACGCGCCCGGTGGCCACGGCGCCGTGCGCTCCGTGTCCGCCTCCGTGCAGCTCCTGGAGGCTGTGGGCACCGCAGCCGGCAAGGAGGAGGACCCCCAGGACGACCAGGAAAGCGCGCTTCACCGTGGACTCCTTTCCGAGGGGGGCGTGACCGGGACGGCAGCGTCCGCCCCGGTCACGCAGGGTCAGACGCGCTGCCAGAGCGCGGGGACGTTCGGCGGCTCCCAGCCCGGCAGCGCGGTGTGCGGCTGCAGGCACTGGTAGGTCAGACCGCCGTAGGTCACGCGTGCGCCCGCCGCGTAGGCGGTGCCCGCGCTCCAGGTGCCGCCCGGCTGGGTCGAGGTCGGCGTGGGGGTCGGTGTCGGCGTGGGGGTGGGCGTCGGGGTGGGGGTGGGCGTCGGGGTGGTGCCACCGCCGAAGTCCACGTCGGAGCAGGTGTAGAAGGCTTCGGTGCTGCCGACCACGCGCTGCCAGATGGAGTAGATGAGCTGGCGGCCGCTGCGCTGCGGGAGGTTGATCGTCCAGTTGGTGAACGTGGTGGGGTTCTGGTTGTTGAACGTCTGGATGTGCTCCAGGTCCGACCAGCGCAGCGGCTGGGTCGGGTTCCAGCTCTGCTTGGTGATGTAGAACTCGAAGTTGCTGTTCGCGTGGGGTGCGGTCGCGTGATAGGTGATCGTCAGCGGCCCCGGGGAGACGCGTGTGGCGGGCCAGTCGGCTCTGGCGAGGTCGAGCCCGCGATACTTGTCCCGCCCGGCGCTGCACAGCTTGCCGTCGGGGATGATCGCACGGTGGTTGCCGCCCGCCTCAAGCCGGGAGACCTCGTTCCAGTCGTAGAACGCCTGGGTGCCGCCGGCCGCGACGGCCGCCTTGCACGCCGCCGACGTCGGGGCCTCCGGGCCTTCCGTCTTGCAGACGTAGGCGCGGCTGGGTGGGTTCGACATGGTTCCGTGGGCGGCTGCCGGAGCGGACGGCAATAGGACGAGCAGGGAACCGACGGTGAGTGCGGCGGCGCCGGTGGCCACCTTGTGTCGCAGGTGCACGTGGACTCCTCCTGCAGGGGGTGGAGGGAGGGACATGTCCAACGGCCGACGGATAGCGCGTTATTAATAAGAAACCTTACTAAGAATTAGGCCTCCAATGCCATACGTTGCGATACATCCGAAGAAGAATCCCGCACCCTCGGCGTCCGAGTGCCGACGATCATGAGCCGGACGTCTCGACCGGGGTTCACGCGGCTCCCGCCGTGCACCGGCGGGAGGAACGGCCCGGCGGCACCGGCCCCGCCCCCGTGATGGGGCCGGGCCGCCCTCGGCGGGGACGGACCCTCGGTGAGGTCAGTAGAAGGCGTAGCACTCGACTTCTGATCGGCGCCGCGTCAGCCCCTCCTCCACCGAGTGCTGGACACATGCGGCCTCTCGCTTGCTGAGCGTCAGCTCCCCGCACACCGTGACCCCGGAGTACGTCCGGCAGTCCAGGGCGGAGTTCTCCCCGTCGACGCGGTAGGTGTCCCTGACCACGGCCCGGCACTCGCTGCGCAACCGCGCCGAATCGGCGTACCTGCACTGGTTGAGCAGAACCTGGTACTGGTCCCGGCCCACCGGGGTCTTCTTGTTCGACGCCTGTGCCGACATCTCCATGACGACGATTCCCAGAAAGGCGATCACGAGCAGCGCTACCGCGCACATGAGCTTTCTCACCATGGCTCCCCCCGCCATACGGCCCCCTAAAACGGACTTTACAGGGGAAATGTCACTTTTTGTGCTCGTACCACCTACTTATCGTGGTCAAACCTCAGTGTCCACAGCAGTCCGTCCACGACGAGGGTCTCCGTGCGCACAGAGAACGGCTCCGCCGCGCCCACGGCTCAGGCGACGGTCAGAACGACCTTGCCGCGGCCGTGACGGGTCTCGACCTCACGGTGGGCGTCGGCGGCCCGTTCCAGCAGGTAGGTACCGCGGATGTGGAAGGTGAGCCTGCCGTCGGCGTAGAGGTCGGCGAGCTCGGCGAGCCTGGACGCCAGCCGCACCCCCCGAGTCAGCTGGACGCCCAGTCCCTCCGCCCTGTCGTGGTCGACCAGCGTGACGATGCGGTCCCCCTTCACCAGCCGCAGCGACACGTCGAGCGCCTCACCGCCGGCGCCGTCCAGGATCATGTCGACCCCGCCGGGGGCCAGGGCGTGCACGCGCTCCAGCAGGCCCTCGCCGTACGCGACGGGGATCGCGCCGAGCGAGGACAGGTAGCCGTGGTTCTCCTCGCGCGCGGTGCCGATGACCGTCGCCCCCCACAGCCGGGCGAGCTGCACCGCCGCGGTGCCGACCGAGCCGGCGGCGGCGTGGATCAGGACCGTGTCGCCCTCCCCCACCCCGAGCTGCGTCAGGGCGATATGGGCCGTCTGGGCGCCGGCGGTGAAGCCGCCCGCCACCTCCCAGGGCATGTTCGCGGGCTTGGCCGTGACGCTGTCGGCCGGGACCACCACGTATTCGGCGTAGGACCCCAGCAGTTGGAAGCCCAGCACCTCGTCCCCGGCGGAGAACCCGTCCACCCCCTCCCCCACCTGGTCGACGACCCCGGCGAACTCGTTGCCGGGGATGCGGGGCAGATCACCGGCCACCCCGGGCGGGACCCATCCCTCGCGGACGGCCAGGTCGAACGGCTGCACCCCGGCCGCCTTCACCCGCACCCGCACCTGGCCCGCACCGGCCTCGGGGGTCTCGAACTCCATGACCCGCAGCACCTCGGGTCCGCCGAACTCAGAAAAAGCAGCGGCCTTCATCGGAAATCCCTTCACTCGTTTCATCGATCCCCACTGTGCAACCTCAACCAAAATTGAGGTCAACAGGCGCGAAGGGCCGGCGCTCTTCCCGGCGACCGGACCACGACGAGGATCCCCGGCCGGCTGCGCGACCGGGGGTCCTCGTCCGCGGGACCTACCGCTGCGGGCCTGCGGGATCTACCTGCCGTAGACCTCCGTTTCCCATAGGGAGTAGCCCCAGACGGTGGCACGCTGGGTGCCGTACACCCGCACGTGACGGGCGCTCACCGCCGGGAAGTTGCCGGCCGTCTTCGCACCGTGCGCGGCGGTCTTGTCGAACAGGGCGACGCCCTGGGCGGTGGTGTAGTGCTCGGCCTGCCGGCTCTTCGGCTGGGTGACGTGCTGGGTGTGGGTGGTGAGACCGCCGCCGTGCAGTACGGCCAGCCGTAGAAACCCGGCCCGGTGATCCGGTCGAACTCGACCTGGCCACCCGGCCCCCGGGGACCGGCCGCACCCGCGTCGGGGCCGTAGTCGCCGAGGTAGACCACGCCGGTCGCCTTGTCGACGCTCATCCGGAACGGGTTGCGGAAGCCCATCGCGTAGATCTCCGGGCGGGTGCCCGCCGTTCCCTGGGGGAACATGTTCCCGGCCGGGATCGAGTACGACCCGTCGGCGTTGACCTTGATCCGGAGCAGCTTGCCGCGCAGGTCGTCGGTGTTGGCGGCGCCCCGCTGCGCGTCGAGCGTGCCGTCGGTGTTCAGCCTGAAGCGCGACAGCCGGTTGACGCCGTCTAAGCGGGCGATGTCGGCCGCGGTGCCGTCGAGCGGGGTGTTGCCCGGAGGGGTGGACAGCGGCGGCGCGTAGTAGAGGCCATGG
Above is a genomic segment from Streptosporangium album containing:
- a CDS encoding NADP-dependent oxidoreductase, which produces MKAAAFSEFGGPEVLRVMEFETPEAGAGQVRVRVKAAGVQPFDLAVREGWVPPGVAGDLPRIPGNEFAGVVDQVGEGVDGFSAGDEVLGFQLLGSYAEYVVVPADSVTAKPANMPWEVAGGFTAGAQTAHIALTQLGVGEGDTVLIHAAAGSVGTAAVQLARLWGATVIGTAREENHGYLSSLGAIPVAYGEGLLERVHALAPGGVDMILDGAGGEALDVSLRLVKGDRIVTLVDHDRAEGLGVQLTRGVRLASRLAELADLYADGRLTFHIRGTYLLERAADAHREVETRHGRGKVVLTVA
- a CDS encoding DUF305 domain-containing protein gives rise to the protein MKRAFLVVLGVLLLAGCGAHSLQELHGGGHGAHGAVATGRVAGEDFSPADVMFLQMMAAHNGQGVELVRLAPGRPVRPEVRTLAAAIATTQEAEAASMTARLTGWGRPVTAEAGEHAAHGGMPGVSRAEIAAVADADPADFETTFLNMMIAQQDDAVQMARVETATGLNPEVKALAARIEASRAAQIKQMLALLGQ
- a CDS encoding lytic polysaccharide monooxygenase auxiliary activity family 9 protein: MHLRHKVATGAAALTVGSLLVLLPSAPAAAHGTMSNPPSRAYVCKTEGPEAPTSAACKAAVAAGGTQAFYDWNEVSRLEAGGNHRAIIPDGKLCSAGRDKYRGLDLARADWPATRVSPGPLTITYHATAPHANSNFEFYITKQSWNPTQPLRWSDLEHIQTFNNQNPTTFTNWTINLPQRSGRQLIYSIWQRVVGSTEAFYTCSDVDFGGGTTPTPTPTPTPTPTPTPTPTPTSTQPGGTWSAGTAYAAGARVTYGGLTYQCLQPHTALPGWEPPNVPALWQRV